Proteins from one Candidatus Brocadiaceae bacterium genomic window:
- a CDS encoding metallophosphoesterase: protein MGFVVVILLAWGAMHAYAWTHVRIHAGLGTRTASVLGLAMLVLMVAPIAGMMLVRAGRSAIGRPVEVVGMVWAGALFLFLGVALVRDLWNGLFALAGRVHPGARAFRLVGPRVLAVELAAVAALCAYALIEPWRIRTECVRLESPKLTAERPRVRIAVLADVHVGSTVGRRRLARIAERVRRAEPDILLSAGDLVDAEMKDSAELARILADLPAPLGKFAVTGNHEYYAGLGHSVDFTGRAGFALLADACARPVEGLTVAGVNDPTGRRGPFRDGGGRSEQAVLSDAGDGDFVVLLKHRPVVEAGSIDRMDLQVSGHSHRGQIFPFSLLVALYYEHGHGLVEVAPGTHLYTSRGTGTWGPPMRFLSPPEVTVIDLVRAAR from the coding sequence ATGGGATTCGTCGTCGTCATCCTGCTCGCCTGGGGGGCCATGCACGCTTACGCGTGGACGCATGTGCGCATCCATGCCGGGCTGGGCACGCGCACGGCCTCGGTGCTGGGGCTGGCGATGCTGGTCCTGATGGTGGCGCCGATTGCCGGCATGATGCTGGTGCGCGCGGGGCGATCGGCGATCGGCCGGCCGGTCGAGGTCGTGGGTATGGTCTGGGCGGGCGCACTTTTTCTATTTCTCGGTGTGGCGCTCGTTCGTGACCTCTGGAACGGTCTGTTCGCGCTGGCGGGGCGCGTGCACCCGGGGGCGCGTGCATTCCGGCTGGTCGGCCCGCGGGTGCTTGCCGTCGAGCTGGCGGCGGTCGCGGCGCTGTGTGCCTATGCCCTGATCGAGCCGTGGCGGATCCGCACGGAGTGCGTGCGGCTGGAGTCGCCGAAGCTGACGGCGGAGCGGCCGCGCGTGCGGATCGCGGTGCTGGCCGACGTTCACGTGGGCAGCACCGTGGGGCGGCGGCGGCTGGCGCGCATTGCGGAGCGGGTGCGGCGCGCGGAGCCCGACATCCTGCTGAGCGCCGGCGATCTGGTTGACGCGGAGATGAAGGACTCGGCAGAGCTGGCGCGGATCCTGGCGGACCTGCCGGCGCCGCTCGGCAAGTTCGCCGTCACGGGCAACCATGAGTACTACGCGGGGCTGGGGCACTCGGTGGACTTCACGGGGCGCGCGGGCTTCGCGCTGCTGGCCGACGCGTGCGCGCGGCCCGTCGAGGGCCTGACCGTGGCCGGCGTCAACGACCCTACGGGGCGGCGGGGGCCGTTCCGAGACGGCGGCGGCCGGAGCGAGCAGGCGGTGCTGAGCGACGCGGGGGACGGCGATTTCGTTGTGCTGCTCAAGCACCGGCCCGTGGTCGAAGCGGGCTCGATCGACCGGATGGACCTGCAGGTGAGCGGGCACTCCCACCGCGGGCAGATCTTCCCGTTCAGCCTGCTGGTGGCCCTCTACTACGAACATGGCCACGGGCTGGTGGAGGTGGCCCCGGGCACGCATCTCTACACGAGCCGCGGCACGGGCACGTGGGGGCCGCCCATGCGCTTCCTCAGCCCGCCCGAGGTGACCGTGATCGACCTGGTCCGGGCCGCACGCTGA
- the pdxA gene encoding 4-hydroxythreonine-4-phosphate dehydrogenase PdxA — protein sequence MRDGRDDVVLAVTMGDPRGIGPEVIVKALARTDVRTRMLVVGSGAVLAAVADRLGLHPALHAFGDAPGAQLWPALLDVPGFPPDRIEPRRPDALGGRASIDYIEKAVALALAGRADAVVTAPINKEAIAAAGARCPGHTEMLAALTGAATPVMMLVNGPLRVALATTHVALRDVPGLVSVPGLLGVARVLNEGLRRFFGTPHPRIALCGLNPHCGDGGRFGDEEARLLAPAVAAAGREGIGLTGPEPADTVFVKAAAGAYDAVLALYHDQGMIPVKLAGLGAVVNVTLGLPIVRTSVGHGTAYDIAGTGRAEEDSLVAALRLGAQMARTARAAR from the coding sequence ATGCGAGACGGACGCGACGACGTCGTTCTGGCCGTGACGATGGGCGACCCGCGCGGCATCGGCCCGGAGGTGATCGTCAAGGCACTCGCGCGCACGGACGTGCGCACGCGCATGCTCGTGGTGGGCTCGGGCGCCGTGCTGGCGGCCGTTGCGGACCGCCTGGGCCTGCACCCGGCGCTGCACGCCTTCGGCGACGCCCCGGGCGCGCAGCTCTGGCCGGCGCTGCTGGACGTGCCCGGCTTCCCGCCGGACCGGATCGAGCCCCGCCGGCCCGACGCTCTGGGCGGCCGGGCCTCGATCGACTACATCGAGAAGGCCGTGGCGCTGGCCCTGGCCGGCCGGGCCGACGCGGTGGTCACCGCCCCGATCAACAAGGAGGCCATCGCGGCCGCCGGCGCGCGCTGCCCGGGCCACACCGAGATGCTCGCGGCCCTGACCGGCGCGGCCACGCCCGTGATGATGCTCGTCAACGGACCGCTGCGGGTGGCCCTCGCGACGACCCACGTGGCCCTGCGCGACGTGCCGGGGCTGGTGTCCGTCCCGGGCCTGCTCGGCGTCGCGCGGGTGCTCAACGAAGGTCTGCGCCGCTTCTTCGGCACGCCGCACCCGCGCATCGCCCTGTGCGGGCTGAACCCGCACTGCGGGGACGGCGGGCGGTTCGGCGACGAGGAGGCCCGGCTGCTGGCCCCCGCCGTGGCGGCGGCCGGCCGGGAAGGCATCGGGCTGACGGGCCCCGAGCCGGCCGACACGGTGTTCGTGAAGGCCGCCGCAGGGGCCTACGACGCCGTCCTGGCCCTCTACCACGACCAGGGCATGATCCCGGTGAAACTCGCCGGGCTCGGCGCCGTCGTGAACGTCACGCTCGGGCTCCCGATCGTCCGCACGAGCGTCGGCCACGGCACGGCCTACGACATCGCCGGGACCGGCCGGGCCGAGGAGGATTCGCTGGTCGCCGCACTGCGGCTGGGCGCACAGATGGCCCGGACGGCGCGCGCCGCACGCTGA
- a CDS encoding riboflavin synthase, protein MFTGIVQHVGTVQSVVRRGEACSLGVDCGPLAAQVAPGDSVCVDGACLTATAIRPPHVQFDAGAETLRLTTLGEARPGRPVNLELALRLGDRLGGHFVSGHVDGTGTVRSLAALPGEVRLTVEVPPALADQMVMKGSVAVDGVSLTIASLDPGAFQVSVIPHTLAQTTLRCRTTGARVNIECDLIGRWVRRLLRRDEAATGADLTIPGLQEQGF, encoded by the coding sequence ATGTTCACCGGCATCGTCCAGCACGTCGGCACCGTGCAGTCCGTCGTCCGCCGCGGGGAAGCCTGCTCCCTCGGGGTCGACTGCGGCCCGCTGGCCGCGCAGGTGGCCCCGGGCGACAGCGTGTGCGTGGACGGCGCCTGCCTGACGGCCACGGCCATACGGCCGCCGCACGTGCAATTCGACGCCGGGGCCGAGACGCTGCGGCTGACCACGCTCGGAGAGGCCCGCCCGGGACGGCCGGTGAACCTGGAGCTGGCGCTCCGCCTCGGCGACCGCCTCGGGGGCCACTTCGTCAGCGGCCACGTCGACGGCACGGGCACCGTGCGCAGCCTGGCCGCCCTGCCGGGCGAGGTGCGCCTGACGGTCGAGGTCCCCCCCGCCCTGGCCGACCAGATGGTGATGAAGGGCAGCGTGGCCGTCGACGGCGTGAGCCTGACCATCGCGTCCCTGGACCCCGGGGCGTTCCAGGTGAGCGTCATCCCGCACACGCTGGCACAGACGACGCTCCGGTGCCGGACGACGGGCGCACGCGTGAACATCGAGTGCGACCTGATCGGCCGCTGGGTCCGCCGCCTGCTGCGGCGCGACGAAGCCGCAACCGGCGCCGACCTGACCATCCCCGGCCTGCAGGAGCAAGGGTTCTGA
- a CDS encoding archease: protein MRDPEDERCGYESLDHTADLALRVWAPSLRELIEQASAGFIGLMVDPETVEPEREAALAVTGEAPEELLVGWLNEILFAFDAEGLAPVRAVVDAVGAGEVRGRLFGQDFDPLRHEVRNVIKAVTYHDLVVRPSAGRLEVSIVFDV, encoded by the coding sequence ATGCGGGACCCTGAGGACGAGCGCTGCGGGTACGAGTCGCTGGACCATACGGCCGATCTGGCGTTGCGCGTCTGGGCGCCGTCGCTCCGGGAGCTGATCGAGCAGGCGTCGGCCGGGTTCATCGGCCTGATGGTGGACCCGGAGACCGTGGAGCCGGAGCGGGAGGCCGCACTGGCAGTCACCGGTGAGGCGCCGGAGGAGCTGCTGGTCGGCTGGCTGAACGAGATACTGTTCGCGTTCGATGCGGAGGGGCTGGCGCCGGTGCGGGCCGTCGTCGACGCCGTCGGCGCCGGCGAAGTGCGCGGGCGGTTGTTCGGACAGGACTTCGACCCGCTCCGCCACGAGGTGCGCAACGTCATCAAGGCCGTCACCTACCATGATCTGGTCGTGAGGCCGTCCGCTGGGCGGCTGGAAGTCAGCATCGTCTTCGACGTCTGA
- a CDS encoding RtcB family protein, with protein MSQRPYVLSQVAPCVHEIAPFGGMNVPVRIYADANLLESIERDNAVEQAVNVAHMPGIVGASLAMPDAHWGYGFPIGGVAAFDEEQGGVVSPGGIGFDINCGVRLARTGLTESEVRPRIHDLIDGLFRDIPCGVGASKAIRTLTVPDLRRVCVDGAAWAVENGFGRPEDLVRTEAGGAIEGADPDAVSPRAMQRGAAQMGTLGSGNHFVEIDRVVEVFDAPAAEAFGVAPGLVVVQIHCGSRGFGHQVCTDYLQTMQAATRRYGIRVSDRQLACAPLGSAEAVRYLGAMAGAANYAWANRQTIFALVGRVFEKVFGADRDALGLRQVYDVCHNIAKWEVHDVDGERRRLCVHRKGATRAFPAAHPETPAPYRAVGHPVLIPGDMGTASYLLVGTDRAMRETWGSTCHGAGRAMSRKGAIRRAAGRSIKKELAARGILVRHEGRDTLAEEMPDAYKDVDAVVQVMQEAGITRKVARMEPIGVIKG; from the coding sequence ATGAGCCAGAGACCCTACGTGCTGAGTCAGGTGGCGCCGTGCGTGCATGAGATCGCGCCGTTCGGCGGGATGAACGTGCCCGTGCGCATCTACGCCGACGCGAACCTGCTGGAGTCCATCGAGCGCGACAATGCGGTCGAACAGGCGGTCAACGTCGCGCACATGCCGGGCATCGTGGGCGCCTCTCTGGCCATGCCGGACGCCCACTGGGGCTACGGATTCCCCATCGGCGGCGTGGCCGCCTTCGACGAGGAGCAGGGCGGGGTCGTCTCGCCCGGCGGCATCGGGTTCGACATCAACTGCGGCGTGCGGCTGGCGCGCACCGGGCTGACCGAATCCGAGGTGCGCCCGCGGATCCACGATCTCATCGACGGGTTGTTCCGCGACATCCCCTGCGGCGTCGGCGCGTCGAAGGCCATCCGGACGCTCACCGTTCCGGACCTGCGCCGCGTCTGCGTGGACGGGGCGGCGTGGGCGGTGGAGAACGGGTTCGGACGGCCGGAGGACCTGGTGCGGACCGAGGCGGGCGGCGCGATCGAGGGCGCCGACCCGGACGCCGTCAGCCCCAGGGCCATGCAGCGCGGCGCCGCCCAGATGGGCACGCTGGGCAGCGGCAACCACTTCGTGGAGATCGACCGCGTCGTCGAGGTGTTCGACGCGCCGGCGGCCGAGGCGTTCGGCGTGGCGCCGGGCCTGGTGGTCGTGCAGATCCACTGCGGCTCGCGCGGGTTCGGGCACCAGGTCTGCACGGACTACCTGCAGACGATGCAGGCGGCGACGCGCAGGTACGGCATCCGGGTGTCGGACCGGCAGCTCGCGTGCGCGCCGCTCGGTTCGGCCGAAGCCGTGCGCTACCTGGGCGCCATGGCCGGCGCGGCCAACTACGCATGGGCCAATCGGCAGACGATCTTCGCGCTCGTCGGCCGCGTGTTCGAGAAGGTCTTCGGTGCAGACCGCGACGCGCTGGGGCTGCGGCAGGTCTACGACGTGTGTCACAACATCGCCAAATGGGAGGTGCACGACGTCGACGGCGAGCGGCGGCGGCTCTGCGTGCACCGCAAGGGGGCGACACGCGCCTTCCCGGCCGCCCATCCGGAGACCCCGGCGCCGTACCGCGCCGTGGGCCATCCCGTGCTGATCCCCGGCGACATGGGAACGGCCAGCTACCTGCTGGTGGGCACCGACCGCGCGATGCGCGAGACGTGGGGCAGCACCTGCCACGGTGCCGGCCGTGCAATGAGCCGCAAGGGCGCGATCCGCCGGGCGGCCGGGCGCAGCATCAAGAAGGAACTGGCGGCGCGCGGCATCCTGGTGCGGCATGAGGGGCGCGACACGCTCGCCGAAGAGATGCCCGACGCCTACAAGGACGTCGACGCCGTCGTGCAGGTGATGCAGGAGGCCGGCATCACGCGCAAGGTGGCGCGCATGGAGCCGATCGGCGTCATCAAGGGGTAG
- a CDS encoding LysM peptidoglycan-binding domain-containing protein yields MKLKEVQLLGILALLAVAVILLCVWGGETVPEDATLAEAGEQTPEPSETRTGVDDLLQELMAQSDPPARSVQPRVVQPTPPDAAGQESGSPALGVTTEESTIRDLINQMQPEEIRVTRAPTPSTDGSAPGAAQTTPQRPQHYVVERGDTLSGISQKLYGSSRHHGAILKANSGVLSDPRLLQPGMRLRIPPLEGSEGRAPAASSPSPVLAASSGRRTYKVEQGDSLWRIAEKCYGGDGMKYKDIQAANSRVLPDAASLQPGMVLVIP; encoded by the coding sequence ATGAAGCTCAAAGAAGTGCAACTGCTGGGTATCCTGGCCTTGCTGGCGGTCGCCGTGATCCTGCTCTGCGTGTGGGGCGGCGAGACGGTGCCGGAGGATGCGACGCTCGCCGAGGCCGGCGAGCAGACGCCGGAGCCCTCTGAGACGCGGACCGGAGTCGACGATCTGTTGCAGGAGCTGATGGCGCAGTCCGATCCGCCGGCTCGGTCCGTGCAGCCCCGCGTCGTCCAGCCGACCCCGCCGGATGCAGCCGGACAGGAGTCCGGCTCGCCCGCGTTGGGTGTCACGACGGAGGAGTCCACCATCCGCGACCTGATCAACCAGATGCAGCCCGAGGAGATCCGGGTCACTCGTGCGCCGACGCCGTCGACCGACGGATCGGCCCCGGGGGCGGCGCAGACGACGCCTCAGCGGCCGCAGCATTACGTCGTGGAGAGGGGCGACACGCTGAGCGGGATCAGCCAGAAGCTCTACGGCTCCTCGCGGCATCACGGTGCGATTCTGAAGGCAAACTCGGGGGTCCTGAGCGACCCCAGGCTGCTGCAACCCGGCATGCGGCTGCGCATTCCGCCCCTGGAAGGGAGTGAGGGCCGTGCGCCTGCCGCGTCCTCCCCGTCCCCGGTACTCGCGGCGTCCTCCGGCCGACGCACCTACAAGGTGGAACAGGGCGACAGCCTCTGGCGGATTGCCGAGAAGTGCTATGGCGGCGACGGGATGAAGTACAAAGACATCCAGGCCGCGAACAGCCGGGTGCTGCCGGACGCGGCCAGCCTTCAGCCGGGGATGGTGCTGGTGATCCCCTGA